In the Candidatus Eisenbacteria bacterium genome, GTCGAGGATGTCGTTGATGAGGCTGATCAGCCGCTCGGTGTTCGCCTGGCAGATGCTGAGAAGCTCCTTCTGCGGCGGCGGGAGCTTGTGGAACCGCTCGTCGCCCAGAAGCTCGAGCGAGCCCTTGATCGAGGTGAGCGGCGTGCGCACTTCGTGCGAGACGACGGCCACGAATTCGGACTTGAGCCGGTCCAGCTCCTTGGTCCGCTCGAAGAGGATCGCGTTGGTGATCGCGATCGTGGCCTGGCTCGCGAGCATCTTGAGCATGTCCTGATCCTCGGTGCTGAAGCCGCCGCCTTCGTGATTCAAGCAGGTGATCGTCCCCATCACGCTCTCGTTCGACTGGAGGGGAACGATCAGGGCGTTCGTCGCCCGGAGCACGGACATCATCTCCTCGGCGCCCACCGCCTCGGCCAGGTCCTCGAGGAGCGCCGACTGGGTGCTCTGGACGACCTGGCCGTGGTAGCCGAGCCCCATCTGGAAGCGGAGCGTTTTGTACGTCTCCTCGGGGACGCCGACGGCAGCCTCGGCCGCGTAGTCGTCGGACGCGACGTCGTGGAGGAAAAGGAGGCAGGACTTGGCCGAAGTGAGCCGCGCGGCCTGCGCGACCACCACGTCGAGCGTGCTCTGGCGGCTCAGGCTGGTCGAGATGGCCTTGCCGGCCTCGTAGAGGCGGGAGAGACCGTGGGTGGCCTTCTCCACCTTCTTCTTGAGGATGTCCTCATGCTGCTGGAGCCCCGCGTTCGCGGCCTCGAGCTCCGAGATCAGGCGCCGGTTCTCCTGCGTGAGCAGCCGGCTCTCCAGCCCGCGCTCGATCGCCTTGGCGGTTTCCCAGAGATCGAACGGCTTCGTGATGTAGTCGTAGGCGCCCTGGCGGAGCGCGTCGATCGCGGTCGTCGTCGAAGCGTAGCCGGTGATGAGAATGACGCACGTATCCTTGTCGGCCGCCTTGGCGGCCCGGATCACCTCCAGGCCGTCGACCCCGGGCAAGTTGATGTCGGTCAAGACGAGGTCGAACTTCCCCGTCGTGACCTTGAGGATGGCGTCATCGCCGTTGTCGCACGCCTCGACCTGGTACCCCTGCTGGGTCAGGAGATCCTGGAAGATGTGGACGACTTGGACCTCGTCATCCACGACCAGGATTCTGGCCCTCGGGGTTTCAGCCGCTGCCGGCGCCGGCTCTGCCTCGTGTGCCTTTTGCGTCATAGCTGTGGTGTTATCCCTCAGTTGACGACCGTTTCGTTCAGGTCATCCACGGCCGGGACCGACGCGGCCCCGTTCGTGCCCGCTCGCACTCCCGCCGATGCACGGAGGCTCGCAGGGTCTTCCACGACGCCATCGACCGGATAGGTCGCCACGCCGACGTGCACGGTCAGCCTCCGCCGGCGCGGGAACGCGTGCTGCTCCACGACGCCACGGAGCCGTTCCGCCGCCACCTTCGCCCTCGCGGCATCGGTATGCGGCAGGAGAATGCGGAACTCGTCGCCCTCGTAGCGCGCGACGCAGTCGGTGCCTCGGGCCGAGCGCTTCAGGAGTCGCCCCATGTCCGAGAGGATCTGGTCGCCGATCCCGTTTCCGGTCCGACCCTTCCTCTCGCTCGCGCCGTCCACGTCCAGCACCACCACCGAGACCTTGTGGCCGTACCGCTTCGCCTTCCCCACCTCGTCCTCGAGGTGGGCGTCGAAGTGGCGCTTGTTGTAGAGCGTGGTCAAATCGTCGGTCGTGGCGAGCCGCTCCCTTTCACCCCGCAGGAGCATCCGGATCGCGATGGCGGAGATCGGAATGGTCATCAGCTCGAGCCGCTTCACGCTCTCCTCGTCGAACGCGCCGGGCCTCGAGTGGCACATGTTCACGACCCCGATCACTTCCGATTGGACGAGGATCGGCACCGACAGGAACGAGCGCAGGGAAACCGCGTCCGGACCCTCTTCACGGTGAAGATCGTTGAGCAGCACCGGCTTTCGCTGCTGGGCGACCCAGGAGGAGAAGCCCTTCCCGCGGTCGAAGTTCACGTGGCCGATGAGATCGACCCGGCCGCCGACGGAGACCGCTTCCTCGAGCGTCTGCGACTGGCGGTTCAACAGGAACAGCGTCGCGTTCTCGAACGGAATCGCCGTCCGAATCTGGAGCAGGCTCTCCCGGAACGCCTCGATCGGATCGCCGCCCGTCTGCGTGACGCGGCTCAGCTCGCCAAGGACGTCGGAGTCCGTGACCGTGCGTTCGCCCGCGGACCGCCCCTTCGAGAGCATCCCCATCAACTTGCGATTGATCGATACCGCGCTCGCGAATACGTCGGACGAGCGCTTCTTCGCCGCCGAGAGCGAGAGATCCTTCGCGAAATGCGCGCACTCGGCCTTCTTGAGAATTCGACGCTCGCCAAGCACCTCGAGGAGCTTCTGCTCCGATCGGATGAACCGTTCGGTCGCCTCCACCAGCCGCTTCGAGCCCGCTCCATTGCGCTGCTTCATGGCCTTCCTCCTTGGCCTCTCGATCAGGGCCGGATACCGTTCCCCGGATTGTCGACGATGCCTGGCACCACGGCCGTCTCGACCGTCGCGACCGGCTTCCCGTCCTTCTTGTTCCCGTTACCCACCGGGGCGAGCACCAGGGGCGGCCCCATCTCCTTCACGAATACGGAGAACGTGTCCCCCGTCTTCCAGTCGGGCGCCCCGTGCGCCATCAGCGTGTATCCGTGGTAGCGGAGCAGCGCGCGGCCCTTCCCAAGCGCTCTCGCGACC is a window encoding:
- a CDS encoding diguanylate cyclase produces the protein MKQRNGAGSKRLVEATERFIRSEQKLLEVLGERRILKKAECAHFAKDLSLSAAKKRSSDVFASAVSINRKLMGMLSKGRSAGERTVTDSDVLGELSRVTQTGGDPIEAFRESLLQIRTAIPFENATLFLLNRQSQTLEEAVSVGGRVDLIGHVNFDRGKGFSSWVAQQRKPVLLNDLHREEGPDAVSLRSFLSVPILVQSEVIGVVNMCHSRPGAFDEESVKRLELMTIPISAIAIRMLLRGERERLATTDDLTTLYNKRHFDAHLEDEVGKAKRYGHKVSVVVLDVDGASERKGRTGNGIGDQILSDMGRLLKRSARGTDCVARYEGDEFRILLPHTDAARAKVAAERLRGVVEQHAFPRRRRLTVHVGVATYPVDGVVEDPASLRASAGVRAGTNGAASVPAVDDLNETVVN
- a CDS encoding response regulator, which produces MTQKAHEAEPAPAAAETPRARILVVDDEVQVVHIFQDLLTQQGYQVEACDNGDDAILKVTTGKFDLVLTDINLPGVDGLEVIRAAKAADKDTCVILITGYASTTTAIDALRQGAYDYITKPFDLWETAKAIERGLESRLLTQENRRLISELEAANAGLQQHEDILKKKVEKATHGLSRLYEAGKAISTSLSRQSTLDVVVAQAARLTSAKSCLLFLHDVASDDYAAEAAVGVPEETYKTLRFQMGLGYHGQVVQSTQSALLEDLAEAVGAEEMMSVLRATNALIVPLQSNESVMGTITCLNHEGGGFSTEDQDMLKMLASQATIAITNAILFERTKELDRLKSEFVAVVSHEVRTPLTSIKGSLELLGDERFHKLPPPQKELLSICQANTERLISLINDILDFSKLESSKLSLVVESIDAGTVLTEAVENIQNLAKQKEVEIELKVDASTGSIEADPMRVGQVATNLIGNAIKFSPEQSRIEVFASGDETQITVSVKDYGRGIAQRDLNRLFQRFAQLDSSTTRKAGGTGLGLVISKGIVEQHGGKIWVESSVGEGSTFSFSLPRRRVETAAA